The Rhinoderma darwinii isolate aRhiDar2 chromosome 8, aRhiDar2.hap1, whole genome shotgun sequence genome has a window encoding:
- the LOC142658952 gene encoding cholesterol 7-desaturase nvd-like — translation MMESVPRSLLSLSVLCVLGAVLLASAGSLLLSVHLLPDLPRSASSAAPARSPLFVGLLLLVLLPLGHWGWRLLSRPLELLRSPDDVGYIPEPGRSRAQTANLVRRRRQKGDLPPVYPNGWYQVLDSHLLEPGAVRNLSVCGEQLAVYRTLDGKVYAVDAYCPHLGANLAVGGTVVGNCIECPFHGWQFRGEDGKCTRIPYAEKVPEFAKVNTWPCCDMNGMVFIWYHCDRIAPTWNIPEQKEITTKEWIYRGRTEHFVNAHIEEIPENAADIAHLAVLHEPGLLSGVDLRYIKSRIWDFFKHTWKVRWEPEPAPNQHCSQMFVQHASLVFGKHFSLLDVDVVARQVGPGIVFLHFSHAFLGRGIILHCVTPVEPLLQKVAHSIYYQKNVPAIIPKFILKAECIQMS, via the exons ATGATGGAGTCGGTGCCGCGGTCGCTGCTGTCGTTGTCCGTGCTGTGTGTGCTCGGGGCCGTGCTGCTGGCCAGTGCCGGGAGTTTACTGCTcagcgtccacctgctgcctgacCTGCCCCGTTCCGCGTCCTCCGCCGCCCCCGCCCGGAGTCCTCTATTTGTCGGGCTGTTACTGCTCGTCCTGCTGCCGCTCGGGCACTGGGGCTGGAGGCTGCTGAGCCGCCCGCTGGAGTTACTGCGCAGCCCGGACGACGTGGGTTATATCCCGGAGCCGGGCAGGAGCCGAGCGCAGACCGCTAACCTGGTCCGGAGGAGGCGGCAGAAGGGAGACCTGCCCCCGGTCTATCCCAATGGCTGGTACCAAGTGCTGGACTCTCACCTGCTGGAGCCCGGAGCCGTGCGAAACCTCTCAGTCTGCG GTGAACAGCTGGCGGTGTACCGGACCCTCGATGGCAAAGTGTACGCTGTGGATGCCTACTGCCCTCACCTTGGTGCAAATCTTGCCGTGGGAGGTACAGTGGTCGGCAACTGCATTGAATGTCCCTTCCATGGTTGGCAGTTCCGTGGCGAGGATGGCAAATGTACGAGGATACCCTATGCTGAAAAAG TCCCAGAATTCGCTAAAGTGAACACCTGGCCGTGCTGCGACATGAATGGTATGGTGTTCATCTGGTATCACTGCGACCGTATCGCGCCCACGTGGAACATCCCCGAACAGAAAGAGATCACCACTAAGGAGTGGATATACAGGGGCCGCACCGAGCATTTTGTGAACGCTCATATAGAG GAGATCCCGGAGAACGCGGCGGACATCGCTCACCTCGCTGTCCTTCATGAGCCCGGCTTATTGAGCGGTGTTGACCTGCGATACATTAAGTCAAGGATTTGGGATTTTTTCAAGCACACGTGGAAG GTCCGGTGGGAGCCAGAACCAGCCCCCAACCAGCACTGCTCTCAGATGTTTGTGCAGCATGCCTCTCTGGTTTTCGGGAAGCATTTCTCCCTGCTTGATGTGGATGTTGTTGCCCGCCAG GTCGGTCCTGGTATTGTATTCTTGCACTTCTCGCATGCCTTTCTCGGCAGGGGGATCATTCTCCACTGCGTGACACCCGTGGAGCCCCTCCTGCAAAAAGTAGCCCACAGTATCTACTACCAGAAGAATGTTCCCGCCATCATCCCGAAGTTCATTCTGAAGGCTGAGTGCATCCAA ATGAGCTAG